The following nucleotide sequence is from Candidatus Woesearchaeota archaeon.
AGCTTGTTAAATCATGCTCAGAGTAAGAATTTCTTTTCCTTTTTTATTATCACTTGATGATTAAGGATATTTATTAATAAGTAGAGCTTATTAGATACAAGAACTTTACAAAATAGGTACTATTATGGCTAGATATGGAAAAATCCAGGTATATACCGGAGATGGAAAAGGAAAAACAACAGCATCATTAGGATTAGCTCTGAGAACTGTTGGCCAAGGCGGTAAAGTATTTATTGTGCAATTTATGAAAGGCGGCGCATACACCGGTGAATTTATCAGCATCAAAAATTTCCTCCCAAAGATTGATATTATACAATTTGGAAGGGGCTGTGTTAAAGAAAAAAAACAAATGAAATTATTAGGGATTAATGAAGGAGCAAAATATTTTGATTTTGTGAGAGAAGATATTGAATGCGGACCTTGCAGATATTGTTTTCTTAATGACCAGGAACAAGTAAAATTCGTGAAAAGCGCTTTTGCCTTAGCGCAGAAGTTAACTGCTTCAGAAGATTATGATTTAATTATTCTTGATGAAGTTAATGTAGCATTGAAATTAGGATTTTTGAGCATTGAAGAAGTGCTTGAATTAATGGAAAAAAAACACCCGCAATTGGAGTTAATAATGACCGGCAGAGATGCCCATGAAAAAGTAATGGAGAAAGCAGATTTAGTTACTGAAATGAAATTAGTCAAGCATTATTTCGACAAAGGCACTTCTGCAAGAAGAGGGATTGAGTATTAAGAGAACTTTGCAAAATCATGGTTACTGCCTATTTTGTGAGCATTTTCGAAATACTTATCGAGCAATTTTCGGAGTTCCAGAGAGAAAATTGCTTTGTTAAAAAGATATCTCAATGCGAACCGGCAGTAACCCGAGCTTTGCGAGTATTTTGCAAAGTTCTCCTAAGTTTATGTAGGTTTAAGAATTT
It contains:
- a CDS encoding cob(I)yrinic acid a,c-diamide adenosyltransferase, whose amino-acid sequence is MARYGKIQVYTGDGKGKTTASLGLALRTVGQGGKVFIVQFMKGGAYTGEFISIKNFLPKIDIIQFGRGCVKEKKQMKLLGINEGAKYFDFVREDIECGPCRYCFLNDQEQVKFVKSAFALAQKLTASEDYDLIILDEVNVALKLGFLSIEEVLELMEKKHPQLELIMTGRDAHEKVMEKADLVTEMKLVKHYFDKGTSARRGIEY